The Mesoplasma tabanidae sequence AAACAAGGAACAGACGTTTCAAAATTGAGAACTGAAGTTGGTATGGTATTTCAAAAAGCTAATCCATTTCCTTTGTCTATTTATGAAAATGTAATTTATGGTCCTAAAACTCAAGGTGTTAAAAGTAAAAAGGTTTTAGATCAAATTTGTGAAGATTCATTAAGAAAAGCAGCACTATGAGAAGAAGTTAAAGACAAGCTTGAGACACCAGCGCTTGGTCTTTCAGGTGGACAACAACAAAGGCTATGTATTGCTAGAGCCATTGCAATGCATCCAAAAATTTTATTGATGGATGAACCAACATCAGCTTTAGATCCTATTGCAACATTAAAAGTTGAAGAACTAGTTTTAGAACTTAAAAAAGAATATACTATTGTAATGGTTACTCACTCATTGCAACAAGCAACAAGAATAAGTGACATGACTGCATATTTCTTAAAAGGTGAGTTAATAGAGTATAATACAACTAAGAAAATATTTATTAGTCCAAAAGATTCAAGAACAGAAGATTATATTTCAGGAAGGTATGGTGATTAGCATATGTCATTAAATAAAATTTTAGATAACGATATTAAACAACTAAGAAACATGCTTGAAGATATGATAAGTGAAACTAAAGTTCAATTTGCTGAAACATTTGAGGTTATTACAAAAAATAATGTCGAAGGTGCAGCGTTGATTGTTGAGCACGATAAAATTATTAATGATAAGTTAAACGAATTTACATCAACTGCTCTTTGGAAAATTGCTAAACAACAATTAGTAGCTCGTGATTTAAGACTAGCAGTTGGAGGAATTTTATTAGCAAGGGAAATTGAAATAATAGCTGACTACTCTAAGAAAATATGTATTTTCTTTTCAAAATTTAAACCAACAAAAAAATATACGACATTAATACTTAATCTTTTTCAATTAGTTATTGATATGTTAGATAGTTTTTCAGAATTATTTTCAAATTTTGATACTAACTTAGTTAATAAAGTTGTGGAACTTGAATCTCAAATTAATAAGGAGTTTGAAGAGTTATATTCATATTTAGTAAAAGCACTTAAGAAAGCTGAAACTAATGAAGAAGTATTAGAAATTTCAGAAGCTATGAAACAAGCAAAAAATTTAGAAAGAGCTGGAGATCATTTATTAACAGTTCAAGAAATTGTTTCGTTTATTAGAACAGGAAGATTTGAAGAAACTTCAGAAATATATGACAATTTAAAAACAATGATGTAATAAATTAAATTCTGTTGAAACAGAATTTTTTTATTTTATTATAATTTGATAAAATAATAAATAGTAGATAGAGGTATAGTATGGGTTTTTGAAATAAGTTAAAAGAAAAAATATCAGGAAATCAATCAGATAAACAAGTTAGTGAAGAAAAAGTTGTTAAATCAGAAATTGTTATTGAAAAAAAACAACCAACAGAAAAAGAAATAGCTAAAAAACAAAAACAAAAAGCTAAAAAAGAAAAAGCAGAAAAAGCGATTGCAAAATCAGCTTTAGATTTTTCAAAAGACATTAAAAAACTATCTAAAAAATACAAAAAAATGGATGATGATTTTTTTGATGAACTTGAAGAAGTTTTAATTAAAACAGACATGGGAATGAAAATGGTCCTAAAAATTTCAAATAATATAAGAAGAAAAGTTAAAAATACATCTGAAGCAAATCAGTTTAGAGAAATCCTAGCTGAAGAAATATATGACATTTATACTGATGGTTCTAAAAAAGTTGAAGAGTTAAATTTTGAAGAAGGCAGATTAAATGTTTTTATGGTTATTGGTGTAAACGGAACTGGTAAAACAACTTCCTTATCAAAGATAGCAAATTATTATGCTGAGCAAAATAAAAAAGTTCTTATAGCAGCAGCTGATACATTTAGAGCAGGAGCAATTGAACAATTAGAAGAATGAGTTGATAAAAGACTTGATAATAAAGTTGATTTAGTTAAAGGAAAAAAACAAAATCAAGATCCTGCAAGTGTAGTATTTGATGCATTAGAAAAAGCAAAAGCAGAAAATTATGATTTATTACTAATAGATACAGCTGGTAGACTGCAAAATAAAGTTAATTTAATGAAAGAGTTAGAAAAAATGCATCAAATAGTTCATAAGTTTGAAAAAAAGGCTCCGCATGAACTACTACTAGTTATTGATGCTACAACAGGTCAAAATGGAGTTATGCAAGCACAAGAATTTAATGAAGTTGCAAATGTAACAGGTATTGTTCTAACAAAAATGGATGGAACAAGTAAAGGTGGAATAGCATTATCAATTAAAGACCAATTAAACATACCAGTTAAATTAGTTGGAGTTGGAGAACAAGTTGATGATATTGAAAAATTTGATGTTGATCAGTACGTTTATAGTTTAGTAGTTGGTTTTATGGAAGATAGAGAAGAAGATAATGAGTAAAATAACATTAGAAAAAACTTTAGAACTTTCTTCACTATTTTATTTGTATAAAAACATGCTAACTCAAAAACAAATTGAATATTTTGAATTATATTTTGAAGAAGATTTAAGTTTTCAAGAAATTGCTGATCAATTAGGAATATCTAAAGCAGCAGCGCATGATGCTATTAATAAAATTATTAAGTCACTAAATGATTTAGAAGATAAGTTAGCAATAAATAGTAAAAAAACAAAAATTGAAAAAATTATTGAAG is a genomic window containing:
- a CDS encoding sigma factor-like helix-turn-helix DNA-binding protein, which gives rise to MSKITLEKTLELSSLFYLYKNMLTQKQIEYFELYFEEDLSFQEIADQLGISKAAAHDAINKIIKSLNDLEDKLAINSKKTKIEKIIEEHKESNVEEVLKIIKEIKEVI
- the pstB gene encoding phosphate ABC transporter ATP-binding protein PstB — protein: MSSINKRDETIKGLDLNKNTKEDKPAKLPALSKRADVIKVSDFNFFYKGKKQALFDINMDIKENSITTFIGPSGCGKSTLLRSINRMNDLISGSSIEGSIQVFDEEIYKQGTDVSKLRTEVGMVFQKANPFPLSIYENVIYGPKTQGVKSKKVLDQICEDSLRKAALWEEVKDKLETPALGLSGGQQQRLCIARAIAMHPKILLMDEPTSALDPIATLKVEELVLELKKEYTIVMVTHSLQQATRISDMTAYFLKGELIEYNTTKKIFISPKDSRTEDYISGRYGD
- the phoU gene encoding phosphate signaling complex protein PhoU — protein: MSLNKILDNDIKQLRNMLEDMISETKVQFAETFEVITKNNVEGAALIVEHDKIINDKLNEFTSTALWKIAKQQLVARDLRLAVGGILLAREIEIIADYSKKICIFFSKFKPTKKYTTLILNLFQLVIDMLDSFSELFSNFDTNLVNKVVELESQINKEFEELYSYLVKALKKAETNEEVLEISEAMKQAKNLERAGDHLLTVQEIVSFIRTGRFEETSEIYDNLKTMM
- the ftsY gene encoding signal recognition particle-docking protein FtsY, encoding MGFWNKLKEKISGNQSDKQVSEEKVVKSEIVIEKKQPTEKEIAKKQKQKAKKEKAEKAIAKSALDFSKDIKKLSKKYKKMDDDFFDELEEVLIKTDMGMKMVLKISNNIRRKVKNTSEANQFREILAEEIYDIYTDGSKKVEELNFEEGRLNVFMVIGVNGTGKTTSLSKIANYYAEQNKKVLIAAADTFRAGAIEQLEEWVDKRLDNKVDLVKGKKQNQDPASVVFDALEKAKAENYDLLLIDTAGRLQNKVNLMKELEKMHQIVHKFEKKAPHELLLVIDATTGQNGVMQAQEFNEVANVTGIVLTKMDGTSKGGIALSIKDQLNIPVKLVGVGEQVDDIEKFDVDQYVYSLVVGFMEDREEDNE